The following proteins are encoded in a genomic region of Micromonospora olivasterospora:
- the leuD gene encoding 3-isopropylmalate dehydratase small subunit gives MDKFTVHTGTAVPLRRSNVDTDQIIPAVYLKRVTRTGFADGLFSAWREDPEFLLNDPGFSGASILVAGPEFGTGSSREHAVWALRDWGFRAVVSPRFGDIFRGNALKEGLLPVELELKAVEELWNLVESDPATPVTVDLTSRQVRAGDASWSFPLDDFSRWRLMEGLDDIGLTLRHEAEISVYERTRSPFLPSVA, from the coding sequence ATGGACAAGTTCACCGTGCACACCGGCACCGCCGTGCCGCTGCGTCGTTCCAACGTGGACACCGATCAGATCATCCCCGCCGTGTACCTCAAGCGGGTGACCCGGACCGGGTTCGCCGACGGGCTCTTCAGCGCCTGGCGGGAAGATCCGGAGTTTCTGTTGAACGATCCCGGGTTCTCGGGTGCGTCGATTCTTGTGGCCGGCCCGGAGTTCGGCACCGGGTCCTCCCGGGAGCACGCCGTGTGGGCCCTTCGGGACTGGGGCTTCCGGGCCGTGGTCTCGCCCCGTTTCGGCGACATCTTCCGGGGCAACGCGCTCAAGGAGGGCCTCCTGCCGGTCGAGTTGGAATTGAAAGCCGTCGAGGAACTGTGGAACCTCGTCGAGTCCGACCCGGCCACCCCGGTCACCGTCGACCTCACCTCCCGGCAGGTCCGGGCCGGGGACGCCAGCTGGTCGTTCCCGCTGGACGACTTCAGCCGTTGGCGGCTGATGGAGGGCTTGGACGACATTGGACTCACCCTTCGACACGAGGCCGAGATCAGCGTGTACGAGCGCACCCGGTCGCCGTTCCTGCCCTCCGTGGCATAG
- a CDS encoding HU family DNA-binding protein produces MNKAELIEALAVRLGDRKTATAALDAVLAEVQAAVTKGEKVAITGFGAFEKRVRGARTARNPRTGEAVKVKKTSVPTFRPGAGFKEMVASGKVPKNTVAAKKTAATAAKTTAAKTTGAKATGAKATGAKAAGAAKKTTAAKTTAAKKTTAAKATKTAAAKKTTAKKTTAVTKKAAPAKKTTAKATRSAATKSAAAKKAPAKKTPAKKAATRR; encoded by the coding sequence GTGAACAAGGCCGAGCTCATCGAGGCGCTCGCCGTTCGCCTGGGGGACCGGAAGACGGCGACGGCCGCGCTCGACGCGGTCCTCGCTGAGGTCCAGGCGGCGGTTACCAAGGGCGAGAAGGTGGCGATCACCGGATTCGGAGCGTTCGAGAAGCGCGTGCGGGGCGCCCGAACAGCGCGCAACCCGCGGACAGGCGAGGCGGTGAAGGTCAAGAAGACATCCGTCCCGACCTTCCGGCCGGGTGCCGGTTTCAAGGAGATGGTGGCCAGCGGCAAGGTGCCGAAGAACACGGTGGCGGCGAAGAAGACCGCCGCCACGGCCGCGAAGACCACGGCCGCGAAGACCACCGGCGCCAAGGCCACCGGCGCCAAGGCCACGGGTGCGAAGGCGGCCGGAGCGGCGAAGAAGACGACCGCGGCGAAGACCACCGCGGCCAAGAAGACCACCGCGGCGAAGGCGACCAAGACCGCCGCCGCCAAGAAGACCACCGCGAAGAAGACCACGGCGGTCACCAAGAAGGCCGCCCCGGCGAAGAAGACCACCGCCAAGGCGACCAGGAGCGCGGCGACCAAGAGCGCGGCGGCCAAGAAGGCGCCGGCGAAGAAGACCCCGGCCAAGAAGGCGGCCACCCGGCGCTGA
- a CDS encoding endonuclease/exonuclease/phosphatase family protein: MRHRHLETATLAVGVVVLADVLRVFLPSVITVFGQAAATPAPLLGAFALGWFVLALFAPALVRRLGARPVATVAAVALAAARLALTAAPGGRTQLWLATVGLLAGLVWLAGTAARTDRPLPGLALGLALGAVTHAAVDTYDLVWRSGWAGWAGSGALVALFLAGTARLASTPAASASPARPGGARVWLLAGPALLLTGMVALSPAVAGTASSYRRGPAAGLAGPPVAGDLPILLASAVALFLLAALARPPRGPARLCGPVAALAGAALFAADRPGWLAPAILLTAAGTGGCLSLAGTAPPPSVPPAGPGQADGRPTRPALAAVLGMLVFAVAVFAYHAAYDLGYPNGSVPVAVAGFVAVVALAPGRVRASAAGAHPRVPPRLRSARIAAGAFLCAFVAAGLSQPAPATSRHQEPPTAVRVVAYNVRMGYGLDGRLDPDGLATVVAGQQPDVVVLSEVDRGWLLNGGHDVLTLLARRLGMTYVFAPAADPLWGDAVLSGLPLASARTRKLAAAGAPTGAQALGVTVDIGGGAGLAVVATHLQPPPGREPVAQARAVADFALGYAAGRPLVVAGNLNTEPGAPAYAELTRAGLVDALAAARPQPTSPAGDPRTEIDHVLVRPGTAVSHPAAPRSTASDHLPVAVTVHLPPP, translated from the coding sequence GTGCGCCACCGCCACCTGGAAACCGCCACGCTCGCCGTGGGCGTCGTCGTCCTGGCCGACGTGCTGCGCGTCTTCCTCCCGTCCGTCATCACCGTCTTCGGGCAGGCCGCCGCCACCCCCGCCCCGCTGCTGGGCGCGTTCGCGCTCGGCTGGTTCGTGCTCGCCCTGTTCGCCCCGGCCCTCGTCCGCCGGCTCGGGGCCCGCCCGGTCGCGACCGTCGCCGCCGTGGCCCTGGCCGCCGCCCGGCTCGCGCTGACCGCCGCGCCGGGCGGGCGTACGCAGCTCTGGCTGGCCACCGTGGGCCTCCTCGCCGGGCTGGTCTGGCTCGCCGGCACCGCCGCGCGGACGGACCGGCCGCTGCCCGGGCTGGCGCTGGGACTGGCCCTCGGCGCGGTCACCCACGCGGCGGTCGACACGTACGACCTGGTGTGGCGCTCGGGTTGGGCCGGCTGGGCCGGCAGCGGGGCCCTCGTGGCGCTCTTCCTGGCCGGGACGGCGCGGCTGGCGTCCACGCCGGCCGCGAGCGCGTCACCGGCGCGCCCGGGCGGCGCCCGGGTGTGGCTGCTCGCCGGCCCGGCGCTGCTGCTCACCGGCATGGTGGCGCTGTCCCCGGCGGTGGCGGGGACCGCCTCGTCGTACCGGCGCGGCCCGGCCGCCGGCCTCGCCGGTCCGCCGGTCGCCGGTGACCTGCCGATCCTGCTGGCCTCGGCCGTCGCCCTGTTCCTGCTCGCGGCGCTGGCCCGGCCGCCCCGGGGCCCCGCGCGGCTGTGCGGGCCGGTCGCGGCGCTCGCCGGAGCGGCCCTGTTCGCCGCCGACCGCCCCGGCTGGCTGGCGCCGGCGATCCTGCTGACCGCCGCCGGCACCGGGGGCTGCCTGAGCCTCGCCGGGACCGCCCCGCCGCCGTCGGTGCCGCCCGCCGGCCCGGGTCAGGCGGACGGGCGCCCGACCCGGCCCGCCCTGGCGGCGGTGCTCGGCATGCTGGTCTTCGCCGTGGCCGTCTTCGCCTACCACGCCGCCTACGACCTGGGCTACCCCAACGGGTCCGTGCCGGTGGCCGTGGCCGGCTTCGTCGCCGTCGTGGCCCTCGCCCCCGGCCGCGTCCGGGCCTCCGCCGCCGGAGCCCACCCGCGGGTGCCGCCGCGGCTCCGATCAGCCCGGATCGCCGCCGGCGCGTTCCTGTGTGCCTTCGTCGCGGCCGGCCTGTCCCAGCCCGCCCCGGCCACGTCCCGCCACCAGGAGCCCCCGACGGCGGTTCGGGTGGTGGCGTACAACGTCCGGATGGGGTACGGCCTGGACGGGCGGCTCGACCCGGACGGGCTGGCCACCGTCGTGGCGGGACAGCAGCCCGACGTGGTGGTGCTCAGCGAGGTGGACCGGGGCTGGCTGCTCAACGGCGGCCACGACGTCCTCACGCTGCTGGCGAGGCGGCTCGGCATGACGTACGTCTTCGCGCCCGCCGCCGACCCGCTCTGGGGCGACGCGGTGCTCAGTGGCCTCCCGCTGGCGTCGGCCCGGACCCGGAAGCTGGCGGCGGCCGGCGCGCCCACCGGGGCGCAGGCGCTCGGCGTCACCGTCGACATCGGCGGTGGCGCGGGCCTGGCGGTGGTCGCCACCCACCTGCAACCGCCGCCCGGGCGCGAGCCGGTGGCGCAGGCCCGCGCGGTGGCCGACTTCGCCCTCGGGTACGCGGCCGGCCGGCCGCTGGTGGTGGCCGGAAACCTGAACACCGAGCCGGGGGCACCCGCGTACGCCGAGCTCACCCGGGCCGGGCTCGTCGACGCGCTGGCCGCGGCCCGCCCGCAGCCCACCAGCCCGGCCGGCGACCCGCGCACGGAGATCGACCACGTCCTGGTGCGGCCGGGGACGGCCGTCAGCCACCCGGCGGCGCCACGCAGCACCGCCAGCGACCACCTGCCCGTCGCGGTGACCGTCCACCTGCCGCCACCCTGA
- a CDS encoding NUDIX hydrolase, with translation MAEQDAIRAAGGVAWRADGDGVRVCLVHRPRYGDWSLPKGKLDPGEHPLTAAVRELAEEADVRVVPQVRLPRARYRSEGRPKVVDYWSMRVVGEGGFQPDTEVDEVRWLPAADAVRLVSYPHDGEVLAAFAALPPVTGTMALVRHAHAGARGTWSGPDAGRPLDATGWAQAHRLAPLIALLGPARLISASARRCVQTLDPAAALLDLPIEVTGDLDEPVGGQDPDERALAAAGCLAELAAAGEPVAACSQGKVVPGALERLAGRPGDYVTPKGGGWLLAFAADGLLAADRL, from the coding sequence ATGGCGGAGCAGGATGCGATCCGGGCGGCGGGCGGGGTGGCCTGGCGCGCCGACGGCGACGGCGTACGGGTCTGCCTGGTGCACCGCCCCCGGTACGGCGACTGGTCGCTGCCGAAGGGGAAGCTGGACCCGGGCGAGCACCCGCTGACGGCGGCCGTCCGGGAGCTGGCCGAGGAGGCCGACGTGCGGGTGGTCCCGCAGGTGCGGCTGCCCCGCGCGCGGTACCGCAGCGAGGGCCGGCCCAAGGTGGTCGACTACTGGTCGATGCGGGTGGTCGGCGAGGGCGGGTTCCAGCCCGACACGGAGGTCGACGAGGTGCGCTGGCTGCCCGCCGCCGACGCCGTACGCCTGGTCAGCTACCCGCACGACGGCGAGGTGCTGGCCGCGTTCGCCGCCCTGCCCCCGGTGACCGGGACGATGGCGCTGGTCCGGCACGCCCACGCCGGCGCGCGCGGCACCTGGAGCGGCCCGGACGCCGGCCGCCCGCTCGACGCGACCGGCTGGGCCCAGGCGCACCGGCTGGCGCCCCTGATCGCCCTGCTCGGGCCGGCCCGGCTGATCTCGGCGTCCGCCCGGCGGTGCGTGCAGACCCTCGACCCGGCCGCCGCCCTGCTCGACCTGCCCATCGAGGTGACGGGCGACCTCGACGAGCCGGTGGGCGGTCAGGACCCGGACGAGCGGGCCCTGGCGGCCGCGGGGTGCCTCGCCGAGTTGGCCGCCGCCGGAGAACCGGTCGCGGCGTGCAGCCAGGGCAAGGTCGTTCCCGGCGCGCTGGAACGCCTGGCCGGCCGCCCCGGCGACTACGTCACGCCGAAGGGCGGCGGCTGGCTGCTCGCGTTCGCCGCGGACGGCCTCCTGGCCGCCGACCGCCTGTGA
- a CDS encoding RNA degradosome polyphosphate kinase, translated as MSTPREPHTGRPDDSRDSSGAPAFARNGARPRGPDGRYRAREVGEDDPVTAGPAAAVASAGLEEVLDPVSEAAPAAPSGAGEVLEPPAAPGPDDEPPPPEPLPDDRFLNRELSWLDFNARVLALAEEPRTPLLERAKFLAIFASNLDEFYMVRVAGLKRRLSAGLPVRGGDRLPLRAQLELIAEKTATLVARHAACFVDDVLPKLAAEDIRILRWTDLDAPERERLRTYFREHVFPVLTPLAVDPAHPFPYISGRSLNLAVTVRDPDGGSELFARVKVPNNVPRFVRVDREAPGVRVLPVEELISVHLGQLFSGMQVVECHLFRVTRNAEVEVDEDRDEDLLQALERELARRPFGPPVRLEVAASISDHMLELLVRELDMDAQDVLRVRGLLDLSALWQLYGEADRPDLKDPPFVPATHPRLTEGEVPRSVFATLRDGDVLVHHPYHSFATSVQRFVEQAAADPDVLAIKQTLYRTSGDSPIVDALVDAAAAGKQVVVLVELKARFDEVANIGWARTLERAGCHVVYGLVGLKTHCKTALVVRQEGNQIRRYCHIGTGNYHPKTARLYEDFGMLTADPEIGADLTDLFNVLTGYSRQTAYRRLLVAPQGIRRGLVERIEREITHVRLGVPGLVQIKVNSLVDEEVVDALYRASRAGVHVDLLIRGMCTLRPGVPGLSDNIRVRSILGRFLEHSRIFRFGNDGQAEFWMGSADLMHRNLDRRVEALVQVSDPVARAELDHVLTAAFSPDVEAFELAGDGTWTRRAGTPEAPLTHLQDLLLRRVGGTAG; from the coding sequence GTGAGCACCCCTCGCGAGCCCCACACCGGCCGGCCCGACGACAGCCGGGACTCCTCCGGCGCGCCCGCGTTCGCCCGCAACGGGGCCCGGCCGCGCGGGCCGGACGGGCGGTACCGCGCCCGCGAGGTCGGCGAGGACGACCCCGTGACCGCCGGTCCCGCCGCCGCGGTCGCCTCCGCCGGCCTGGAGGAGGTGCTCGACCCGGTGTCCGAGGCCGCCCCGGCGGCGCCGTCCGGCGCCGGCGAGGTGCTCGAACCACCGGCGGCGCCCGGCCCCGACGACGAGCCACCGCCGCCCGAGCCGCTGCCCGACGACCGCTTCCTCAACCGGGAGCTGTCCTGGCTCGACTTCAACGCCCGCGTTCTCGCCCTGGCCGAGGAGCCGCGCACCCCGCTGCTGGAGCGGGCGAAGTTCCTGGCCATCTTCGCCAGCAACCTCGACGAGTTCTACATGGTGCGGGTGGCCGGCCTGAAGCGCCGCCTGTCGGCCGGCCTGCCGGTGCGCGGCGGTGACCGGCTGCCGCTGCGTGCCCAGCTGGAGCTGATCGCCGAGAAGACCGCCACGCTGGTCGCCCGGCACGCCGCCTGCTTCGTGGACGACGTGCTGCCGAAGCTCGCCGCCGAGGACATCCGCATCCTGCGCTGGACCGACCTGGACGCCCCCGAGCGGGAACGGCTGCGCACCTACTTCCGCGAGCACGTCTTCCCGGTGCTCACCCCGCTCGCCGTGGATCCGGCGCACCCGTTCCCGTACATCTCCGGCCGGTCGCTGAACCTGGCCGTCACGGTCCGCGACCCGGACGGCGGATCGGAGTTGTTCGCCCGGGTCAAGGTGCCGAACAACGTGCCGCGCTTCGTCCGGGTCGACCGGGAGGCCCCCGGTGTGCGGGTGCTGCCGGTGGAGGAGCTGATCTCGGTGCACCTGGGGCAGCTCTTCTCCGGGATGCAGGTGGTCGAGTGCCACCTGTTCCGGGTGACCCGCAACGCCGAGGTCGAGGTCGACGAGGACCGCGACGAGGACCTGCTCCAGGCCCTGGAACGGGAGCTGGCCCGCCGCCCGTTCGGTCCCCCGGTACGCCTGGAGGTCGCCGCCTCCATCTCCGACCACATGCTGGAGCTGCTGGTCCGCGAGCTGGACATGGACGCCCAGGACGTGCTGCGGGTGCGCGGCCTGCTCGACCTGTCCGCCCTGTGGCAGCTCTACGGCGAGGCCGACCGCCCCGACCTGAAGGACCCGCCGTTCGTGCCGGCCACCCACCCCCGGCTCACCGAGGGCGAGGTGCCGCGCAGCGTCTTCGCCACCCTCCGGGACGGTGACGTGCTGGTGCACCACCCGTACCACTCGTTCGCGACGAGCGTGCAGCGGTTCGTCGAGCAGGCCGCCGCCGATCCCGACGTGCTGGCCATCAAACAGACCCTCTACCGCACCAGCGGCGACTCCCCGATCGTCGACGCGCTGGTCGACGCCGCCGCCGCCGGCAAGCAGGTGGTGGTGCTCGTCGAGCTGAAGGCCCGCTTCGACGAGGTGGCGAACATCGGCTGGGCGCGCACGCTGGAGCGGGCCGGCTGCCACGTGGTGTACGGCCTGGTGGGGCTGAAGACGCACTGCAAGACGGCCCTGGTGGTACGCCAGGAGGGCAACCAGATCCGGCGCTACTGCCACATCGGCACCGGCAACTACCACCCGAAGACCGCCCGGCTGTACGAGGACTTCGGCATGCTCACCGCCGACCCGGAGATCGGCGCCGACCTGACCGACCTGTTCAACGTGCTCACCGGCTACAGCCGGCAGACCGCGTACCGGCGGCTGCTGGTGGCCCCGCAGGGCATCCGCCGGGGACTGGTCGAGCGGATCGAGCGGGAGATCACCCACGTCCGGCTCGGCGTGCCGGGGCTGGTGCAGATCAAGGTGAACTCGCTGGTCGACGAGGAGGTCGTCGACGCGCTCTACCGCGCCTCCCGGGCCGGGGTGCACGTCGACCTGCTGATCCGGGGCATGTGCACGCTGCGGCCCGGGGTTCCGGGGCTCTCGGACAACATCCGCGTCCGCTCGATCCTCGGCCGGTTCCTGGAGCACTCGCGGATCTTCCGGTTCGGCAACGACGGGCAGGCGGAGTTCTGGATGGGCTCGGCGGACCTGATGCACCGCAACCTGGACCGGCGGGTGGAGGCGCTGGTGCAGGTGAGCGACCCGGTGGCGCGGGCCGAGCTGGACCACGTGCTCACCGCCGCGTTCAGCCCGGACGTGGAGGCGTTCGAGCTGGCCGGGGACGGCACCTGGACGCGGCGGGCCGGGACGCCGGAGGCGCCGCTGACCCATCTGCAGGACCTGCTGCTGCGCCGCGTCGGCGGCACGGCCGGTTGA
- a CDS encoding cold-shock protein, with protein sequence MQGTVATYDAATRSGVLLLDDGTELAFPARAFDASGLRLLRLGQRVRVETDAAGEIVRVTLPTMP encoded by the coding sequence ATGCAGGGCACGGTGGCCACCTACGACGCGGCGACGCGCAGCGGCGTGCTGCTTCTGGACGACGGCACCGAGCTGGCCTTCCCGGCCCGCGCCTTCGACGCCTCCGGGCTGCGGCTGCTGCGACTCGGCCAGCGGGTCCGGGTCGAGACCGACGCCGCCGGGGAGATCGTCCGGGTGACGTTGCCGACGATGCCCTGA
- the cofC gene encoding 2-phospho-L-lactate guanylyltransferase has translation MRQRAWTVVVPVKRLGVAKSRLRGALPGVPHEELALALAADTVAAALACPAVADVVVVTDDPRVAAAAGGAGARAVPDAPGAGLNAAFRHGAQVAAANGGAWLAGLTADLPALRPDELAAALCAVAAGPPGVRRFVADAPGSGTVLLAAPPGVPLDPRFGVGSAAAHLASGALPLAGELPTLRRDVDTAADLAAAARLGLGPRTAAAVAVAAAGRLAARPA, from the coding sequence GTGCGGCAGCGAGCCTGGACTGTGGTGGTGCCGGTGAAGCGTCTCGGCGTGGCGAAGAGCCGCCTGCGCGGGGCGCTGCCGGGCGTACCGCACGAGGAGCTGGCGCTGGCCCTGGCGGCCGACACGGTCGCCGCGGCGCTCGCGTGCCCGGCGGTGGCCGATGTGGTGGTGGTCACCGACGATCCGCGGGTGGCGGCGGCGGCCGGCGGGGCGGGCGCCCGGGCGGTGCCGGACGCCCCGGGCGCCGGCCTGAACGCGGCCTTCCGGCACGGCGCGCAGGTCGCGGCCGCGAACGGCGGCGCCTGGCTGGCCGGGCTCACCGCCGACCTGCCTGCGCTGCGCCCGGACGAGCTGGCCGCGGCGCTGTGCGCGGTCGCCGCCGGCCCGCCGGGGGTACGCCGGTTCGTGGCCGACGCCCCGGGCAGCGGCACGGTGCTGCTCGCCGCGCCGCCCGGCGTGCCGCTGGACCCCCGGTTCGGCGTGGGCTCGGCGGCGGCGCACCTGGCCAGCGGCGCGCTGCCGCTGGCCGGCGAGCTGCCCACCCTGCGTCGGGACGTGGACACCGCGGCCGACCTGGCGGCGGCCGCCCGGCTCGGGCTCGGGCCGCGCACCGCCGCCGCCGTCGCCGTCGCCGCCGCCGGCCGGCTGGCGGCCCGCCCGGCCTGA